AATTAAGGATTGCCGATATTAAGGCTTCAGAAGTTTTAAGTAAAAAAGAGAGAAAAAACACTGTAGGAGGTACTGTAAAACGATCTGACTGTTTTTTTTGTTTTAACAAACTCATTGGAGATATGGTTCAGTGCTGCGAGTCTAGCTCCTCTTTTCAATGTAATCCTAATTATTTAACAAGTTGTTCTGGTTCTATTTAGTCGGAGCTGTACTGGCAGCAGCAACCAGGAGCATTCGTTTTAGCATCCCTACGTTACCATCTGTTGGGCTAGCAGCATTAGCGTGCTATCCGGATCGCTGCAATGGTTAGCGATAAAACCCGTACTAAAGGAGAAGATGCCGCTGGAGCGCTTCGAGTTTCTATATACACGCCTCAAGCGCAAGCCCGAGGTGATAAAAGGGATACTCGCCGAAAGCGACCACCCCGAAATACCTATGATGGAAGGCGAGTTAATCTTGGGCAACCCTTATGCACCCTTTATCATAACAGAAGTGGTTAATCCCTACTGTGGTCCATGCGCCAAGTCGTTCGACACGCTAAACGAGCTGCTAAAGGAGGCTGGCAATAGTATTAAAGTCCAATTCCGCTTTCTTGCAAAAAGAAATAGGGAGGACAAATCGACAAAAGTTGCAGCCCATATGCTTGCCCTTGCATCGAAGCTATCGCCCGAAGAGTTACGATGTGCACTCGAGGCTTGGTTTAAGGAGCACAACTACGAGAATTGGATAAAAGAATACCCATCCAACGTAGATGAGCATATTTACCAACGGCTGGAAGCCCAGCAGGAATGGGCAAAAGGCTTAGGTATTAATGCCACACCAACCATATACGTTAACGGCTACCGCTGGAAGCTGGATATGGATCTCTACGACTTAAAGTATAGCCTATAGCATATAGGAAAAATGTTTAACTAAAACCTAAAGTCAAGACCTAGCCTAAAAAAAGGTTGTAGCAGCACCAGGTGCCGCCACAACCGGGATGCCCTGCCAGCCTAAGTGGCAGAACAAACAAAATTCAAAACAAAACTAAAGTTTTTGCTGCTTTTTGAATTATAAAAAGCAGGCACGATTATGAAAAAATTAAGTATTGCCGATATTAAGGCCTCAGAGATTTTAAGTAAGGACGAGAGACTAATTGTTGTTGGTGGATATGATAATCACTATGATGGATTAGGAGGTGTTAGATGCTTTGCAGGTGGGATAGAGGTTTCTGGATGCAGTAATAAGGAACTCTCAGAAGCAGGGCTTGATCACGGTGTAATGTGTCGCTGTTCACTAGTAGACTAATTGTCATGTCAATTATAGAAACAACTACTAACCAAATAGGTAGAACAAACAAAAATCGAACAAATCTAAATTTTTTGCTGCTTTTTGATCTACAAAAGCAGAGATTCCTATGAAAAAGTTAACAATTGCAGATATCAAGTCTTCAGAAGTTCTAGGTAAAGAGTCGAAGAGAAATGTTGTGGGAGGTGTTAGCACAAACAACACACAATGTGGAGGATTCTTAAGAAACTGTGCTTGCGATATTAATACTGGACATTCATATATGCAGGCTAATACATGTGCTCTATCAGAAACTGATGCTGCTGAAAAGATTCGATCTCGCATAAAATTCAATATAGACACTATTGTTTGCTATTGCGAAATTGAAGAACTATAAGAATTACTACAAATACAATAAATTGTGAATTTGATAAATAATTCCATTTAATAAGTAGTACCAAAACCAAGCAAAAAAAAGATTGCAGCAGCACTAGGTGCCGCCACAACCGGGATGCCCTGCCAGCCGAAGTGGCAGAACAAACAAAAATCGAACAAATCTAAAGTTTTTGCTGCTTTTTGAAAACCATAAAAAGTAGATAGTACTATGAAGAAGTTAAGTATTGCTGATGTTATGGCATCGGAGATTTTAAGTAAGAAGGAGAAGAAAAATGTTATAGGCGGAGGCGGAAAAGTAGTTGGTCCTAGTGTACCAACTGATGGGGAATGTCATGTATACAACGGAAGTGGTCAACTTTGTCCTACCCTAACATGTAGTTATTGTAGAGGAGGGGAGGCCTATGGTAGGTGTGCGGAGAACATAATGGAAAAGGTTTATTGTACTAATTAATAATAAGAGATAGGGTAAGGCATATTCACTCTCTTTATAAAGTTAAAATGCAAGAAATTCCATTTTAGCAAGATGAATTTCAGATAAGCTAACCATCATGTAGGGCTGTCTCTACAATGAGACAGCCTCTTTTTAGCTTTATCATCAAACCTTAAAAAATATTGGATTCCCCCTTCTTTAAACAGTACGACGCCATGGATTGCGGCCCCACCTGCCTGCGCATGGTTGCCAAACACCATGGCCGCAGCTACAGCTTAGAGAGCCTGCGTAGGCGCTCGGGCATTACCCGCCTAGGGGTGTCGCTGCTAGGCATTGGCGAGGCCGCCGAGAGCATTGGCTTCCGTACGGTAGGCGTTAAGATTTCGTACGAGCGGTTGCGCGACGAGATGCCCCTACCCTGCATTGTGCACTGGCAGCAGAACCACTTTGTGGTGGTGTACAAGATTGCAAAGGATAGGGTTTACGTGGCCGACCCCGGCAAGGGGCTAATAAAGTACACCAAGGAGGAGTTTATAGAGGGGTGGCAGAACAGCAGCAAAACGTCCAATATGGGCATTGCGCTGCTGCTGGAGCCTACGCCTCGCTTTTACGAGGAGGAGGGGGAAGAGAATAAGGGCATTAGCTTCGGGCTACTCTTCCGCTACCTTGGCTCGCACCACAAGCTTATTGCACAGCTAATGCTAGGGCTGCTGGCGGGTAGCATACTGCAGCTGGTGCTGCCGTTCCTTACGCAGTCGGTGGTGGATATTGGCATCAACACCAACAACCTCAGCTTCGTTTACCTGGTGCTTATAGCCCAAGTTATGCTACTATTTGGCAGGATTACGGTAGATTTTATCCGCAGCTGGATTATGCTGCATATG
This window of the uncultured Acetobacteroides sp. genome carries:
- a CDS encoding thioredoxin domain-containing protein yields the protein MLSGSLQWLAIKPVLKEKMPLERFEFLYTRLKRKPEVIKGILAESDHPEIPMMEGELILGNPYAPFIITEVVNPYCGPCAKSFDTLNELLKEAGNSIKVQFRFLAKRNREDKSTKVAAHMLALASKLSPEELRCALEAWFKEHNYENWIKEYPSNVDEHIYQRLEAQQEWAKGLGINATPTIYVNGYRWKLDMDLYDLKYSL